A section of the Streptococcus oriscaviae genome encodes:
- a CDS encoding N-acetyldiaminopimelate deacetylase produces the protein MLDLIATRRALHQIPEVGMEEFKTHAFLMEAISGLLQDCSFSQVRTWKTGILVYLTGSAPEKTIGWRADIDGLPIVEETVLDFKSLHPDRMHACGHDFHMTIALGLLEKMAEQQPRNNLLFLFQPAEENLAGGMLMYEAGAFGDWLPDEFYGLHIRPDLKVGQLATNRATLFAGTCEVRIRFIGKGGHAAFPHTANDALVAASYFVTQVQSVVSRNVDPIEGAVVTFGHMQAGTTNNVIAETAFLHGTIRALTQSMNLLVQKRVREVAEGIALSFGVDLEIELNPSGYLPVENHPQLADELMAYFDGVDGVEVIDCPPAMTGEDFGYLLSKVPGVMFWLGVDTPYPLHNPRLNPKEEVLPFAVDKLSDFLKVKVK, from the coding sequence ATGCTTGATTTAATCGCAACACGCCGTGCCCTCCATCAGATTCCTGAGGTGGGCATGGAGGAATTTAAAACCCACGCCTTTCTGATGGAGGCTATTTCGGGCCTGCTCCAAGATTGCTCTTTTTCCCAGGTTCGTACTTGGAAGACGGGGATCCTTGTTTATCTGACAGGTTCTGCGCCTGAAAAAACCATCGGCTGGCGAGCGGATATTGACGGTCTGCCTATTGTGGAGGAAACAGTCCTGGACTTCAAATCTCTCCATCCAGATCGGATGCATGCCTGTGGCCATGATTTTCACATGACCATTGCTCTGGGGCTTTTGGAGAAAATGGCAGAGCAGCAACCGAGAAACAATCTTCTCTTCCTCTTTCAGCCTGCGGAGGAAAATCTCGCAGGGGGCATGCTCATGTATGAAGCGGGAGCCTTTGGTGATTGGCTGCCAGATGAATTTTATGGCCTCCACATCCGACCTGACCTCAAAGTCGGTCAATTGGCCACCAACCGTGCGACCCTCTTTGCTGGCACCTGTGAGGTCAGGATACGGTTTATAGGAAAAGGTGGTCACGCAGCTTTTCCCCATACCGCCAATGACGCCTTAGTCGCTGCCAGTTACTTTGTGACGCAGGTTCAGTCGGTGGTCAGCCGCAATGTGGATCCGATTGAAGGTGCGGTTGTGACCTTTGGTCATATGCAGGCTGGTACAACCAACAATGTCATTGCGGAAACCGCCTTTCTTCATGGAACTATTCGAGCCTTGACCCAAAGCATGAACCTCTTGGTGCAAAAGCGGGTGCGGGAAGTGGCGGAAGGGATTGCCCTGTCCTTTGGTGTGGACTTGGAAATCGAGCTCAATCCTAGTGGTTATCTGCCTGTGGAAAACCATCCTCAGCTAGCCGATGAATTGATGGCGTATTTTGACGGTGTAGATGGTGTGGAGGTGATTGACTGTCCGCCTGCCATGACGGGAGAAGACTTTGGCTACCTGTTAAGCAAGGTGCCGGGCGTCATGTTTTGGCTGGGTGTGGACACGCCTTAT
- the dapD gene encoding 2,3,4,5-tetrahydropyridine-2,6-dicarboxylate N-acetyltransferase — protein sequence MTAQKMTAQEIIAFIGNTVKKTNVKVTFEGELAGAVPAEVTKLGNVLFGDWKDVEPLLANLTENVDYVVEQDGRNSAVPLLDKRTINARIEPGAIIRDQVTIGDNAVIMMGAVINIGAEIGAGTMIDMGAILGGRATVGKNSHIGAGAVLAGVIEPASAEPVRVGDNVLVGANAVVIEGVQIGNGSVVAAGAIVTQDVPENVVVAGVPARIIKEIDEKTQQKTALEDALRTL from the coding sequence ATGACTGCACAAAAAATGACTGCACAAGAAATTATTGCTTTTATCGGTAATACTGTGAAAAAAACCAATGTTAAGGTCACTTTTGAAGGAGAATTGGCAGGAGCTGTGCCAGCTGAGGTGACAAAACTTGGCAATGTCCTTTTCGGTGACTGGAAGGATGTCGAGCCACTTTTGGCAAACTTGACCGAGAATGTGGACTATGTGGTCGAGCAAGATGGCCGCAACTCAGCTGTACCATTGCTGGACAAACGCACCATCAATGCCCGTATCGAGCCAGGTGCTATTATTCGTGATCAAGTAACCATTGGCGATAATGCCGTTATCATGATGGGAGCTGTCATCAACATCGGTGCTGAGATTGGGGCTGGAACCATGATCGACATGGGGGCTATCCTTGGCGGTCGTGCGACCGTTGGTAAAAACAGCCACATCGGTGCGGGAGCTGTCCTTGCAGGTGTGATTGAGCCAGCTTCTGCTGAGCCAGTTCGTGTCGGTGACAATGTTCTGGTCGGGGCTAACGCTGTGGTCATCGAGGGCGTGCAAATCGGCAACGGTTCGGTTGTGGCGGCTGGTGCCATTGTTACCCAAGATGTTCCTGAAAATGTGGTGGTTGCAGGGGTTCCAGCCCGCATCATCAAGGAAATCGACGAAAAAACCCAGCAAAAAACAGCCTTGGAAGATGCCCTCCGTACCCTCTAA